One window of Metopolophium dirhodum isolate CAU chromosome 3, ASM1992520v1, whole genome shotgun sequence genomic DNA carries:
- the LOC132941073 gene encoding lisH domain-containing protein ARMC9-like isoform X2: protein MTKTSACFIEECHKLNMPAPVFAAQSTKICNNNSVHLSKDRAATIIQSFKSASRLTFMKTWGDLPDEIKQIDEYRKLTFYLHVYYTILECKKRVNKSENCSDDKCDENNESSMGAFRTFLLQRGAEFSTENEFLPYFALPYVFEPMQHPSFKNLFKENRWCDSLNKRLEDFILDIAISTSMTLVPSRDAGKRKLTKKKFKTLYKEYKPLNALAAELLNALENSIRGQSINLEIILKNCNAVVENNDDNEQNLEIADDQFDLSIFKIKLELRDGNSTKNKLLILQALRWRLTKSENRTETVVMIKKYDLLDLCKPKAEQGLMKWLMMTNGPHPLQQMISRLLNALASFNRGRKYLADSPFLLRLIITQLISSQHFWDTITSNMLLGTLQKLSMGSRIRKRMIGNGLTTWLADQLVRKSEFTGDRNKYEMYDLEYSLGLFMNLCQCQTAVRACGSRARNLFKSLGVFMTTLDVDIMPCISGILYNMFKSPEMMVVAKEEGMTGIVEKTIESNINAYPSAVERLVDVRNMLLQNEHPAFDQSSSDDEYDYFNDDSGDDEDDSSNSDEDDDDVDNLEPELDEDDPLKIQPNGEDFLANYKTCNNTKHTTSDRYNNNNILL, encoded by the exons ATGACGAAGACTTCGGCTTGTTTCATCGAAGAATGCCACAAATTGAATATGCCAGCGCCGGTTTTTGCTGCCCAATCGACCAaaatttgcaataataattCGGTCCATCTGTCTAAGGATCGAGCTGCGACCATTATACAATCTTTTAAATCTGCGTCCAGGTTAACTTTTATGAAG ACTTGGGGTGATTTACCCGACGAGATAAAACAGATCGACGAGTATCGAAAACTGACGTTTTACCTTCACGTCTACTACACCATACTGGAATGTAAAAAACGTGTCAACAAATCGGAAAACTGCAGTGACGATAAATGCGACGAAAACAACGAAAGTTCTATGGGCGCTTTTCGCACTTTCCTGCTCCAGAGAGGTGCTGAGTTCAGTACTGAAAACGAATTTTTACCGTACTTTGCACTGCCATACGTGTTCGAACCGATGCAACACCCTtcgtttaaaaatttgtttaaa GAAAATCGATGGTGTGATTCACTAAACAAAAGATTGGAGGACTTTATTTTGGACATCGCTATTAGCACGTCGATGACATTAGTGCCCAGCAGAGATGCGGGAAAGCGAaaattgacgaaaaaaaaatttaaaacgctGTACAAGGAATACAAACCTCTAAATg ctttgGCAGCCGAACTTTTGAACGCTTTGGAAAATTCGATTCGGGGACAATCGAttaatttggaaattattttaaaaaattgtaatgctGTGGTGGAAAACAACGACGACAATGAA cAAAATTTAGAAATTGCTGACGACCAATTCGATTTgtccatttttaaaatcaaactcGAACTCCGGGATGGTAACAGTACCAAGAACAAATTACTTATCTTACAAGCCTTGCGTTGG AGGTTGACAAAATCGGAAAACAGAACCGAGACGGTagtgatgataaaaaaatacgatCTATTGGATTTGTGCAAGCCCAAAGCCGAACAAGGACTCATGAAATGGCTAATGATGACAAACGGGCCGCATCCGCTACAACAAATGATATCGAGACTGCTGAATGCCCTGGCGTCATTCAACAGGGGCCGCAAGTATTTGGCGGACTCTCCATTTTTACTCCGTCTAATCATAACTCAGCTCATATCGTCGCAACACTTTTGGGACACGATCACGAGCAACATGTTGTTGGGAACGTTACAGAAGCTCAGTATGGG ATCGCGAATACGAAAACGGATGATCGGAAACGGTCTGACCACTTGGCTGGCCGACCAGCTGGTTCGGAAAAGCGAATTCACCGGCGATCGGAACAAATACGAGATGTACGATCTGGAATATAGTCTGGGGCTGTTCATGAACCTCTGCCAATGCCAGACGGCCGTCCGGGCTTGTGGCTCGCGTGCCCGCAACCTGTTCAAGAGCTTGGGAGTTTTCATGACGACGTTAGACGTGGAT ATCATGCCATGCATATCTGGTATCTTGTACAATATGTTCAAAAGCCCGGAGATGATGGTCGTGGCCAAAGAAGAAGGAATGACCGGCATCGTCGAAAAAACGATCGAGAGCAACATCAACGCGTACCCTTCGGCGGTCGAGCGGTTAGTGGATGTGAGGAACATGTTGTTACAAAATGAGCATCCGGCTTTCGATCAGTCGTCATCGGATGATGAATACGATTATTTCAACGATGACAGTGGTGACGATGAGGATGACAGTAGTAATTCCGACGAAGATGAc GATGACGTCGACAATTTGGAGCCGGAACTGGACGAAGACGATCCACTGAAGATTCAGCCCAACGGTGAAGATTTTCTGGCCAACTACAAAACATGTAACAACACAAAGCATACAACTTCAGAtcgatacaataataacaatatattattatga
- the LOC132940482 gene encoding monocarboxylate transporter 7-like isoform X2, which translates to MKKGAGGSLAIVVAPDGGWGWVVVFAAFYCNVVVDGIIYSFGMLMNDMVNTFHEPESKITIVGSLLNGFYLIAGPFVSALLNSVDFRSITIIGSVISCIAFVSAAYVESLYQLMFCYGFIGGIGFSMVYVSAVLIPGFYFDKWRALATGIAVCGSGIGTFVLAPLNALLVENYGWRVTIMVQAGLSLSCAGAGILFRPLKPTIVEVPTINPVVMEPKLPEDEPLLAKSITAERKMSLDSKHNAVKIGAPTAEEIYNHLSGRLTPETRPTSISCHSLNTHNQYLKDRLSPDLPEKKLSAVSLRRPSVSAHLMDRDDRFFGGSLSRLPQYSSQVSSLNYAMSVTRIPAWNDAEEGDDEEPCSKNNSFRKNMKKYYKSAMHTLMTMLDFSILASPSFFVLTCSGFLTMLGFFVPFMYISEKAISMGMDKNVAVWLVSTTGLTNTFGRVICGWISSYESIDPILVNNVSLTFGGLYTVLLPLLPYSVFSYYLYASLFGFSMACFASLRSTMIVELTGLELLTNAFGVLLMFQGVAAAVGSPLLGLFKDWTGTYDMSFYLSGIILTMSAVICYPLRRVKKWEDNRKLRRPSSV; encoded by the exons ATGAAAAAAGGAGCCGGAGGATCGTTGGCGATCGTAGTCGCTCCCGATGGCGGCTGGGGATGGGTAGTAGTTTTCGCTGCGTTTTACTGCAATGTCGTCGTAGACGGAATAATTTATTCCTTTGGCATGCTCATGAATGACATGGTCAACACATTTCACGAGCCGGAGTCTAAGATCACAATAGTTGGATCGCTATTAAACGGATTTTATTTGATAGctg GCCCGTTTGTAAGTGCTCTTCTGAATAGTGTGGATTTCCGATCAATCACAATAATTGGAAGTGTAATCTCCTGCATTGCATTCGTTTCTGCCGCTTATGTAGAATCATTGTACCAACTGATGTTCTGCTATGGTTTCATTGGTG GTATCGGATTCAGTATGGTATATGTATCTGCAGTATTAATACCTGGATTTTATTTCGACAAGTGGAGAGCACTAGCAACGGGTATAGCTGTATGCGGATCCGGGATAGGAACGTTTGTACTTGCACCATTAAATGCACTTTTGGTAGAAAACTATGGTTGGCGAGTTACCATTATGGTCCAAGCAG gtctcTCATTGAGTTGCGCTGGCGCCGGGATACTTTTCCGTCCATTGAAGCCAACCATTGTCGAAGTGCCGACTATCAATCCGGTTGTGATGGAACCAAAATTACCCGAAGACGAGCCGCTGTTGGCGAAGAGTATCACTGCCGAGAGAAAGATGTCGCTGGACAGCAAACACAACGCCGTCAAAATCGGAGCTCCGACAGCCGAAGAAATTTACAACCACCTGTCGGGTCGCCTGACGCCCGAAACTCGGCCCACAAGCATATCGTGTCATTCGCTCAACACCCACAATCAGTACCTGAAGGATAGATTGTCACCCGACTTACCGGAAAAGAAATTATCCGCCGTCAGTCTGAGGAGGCCGTCCGTATCTGCGCATTTGATGGACAGGGACGACCGATTTTTCGGAGGGAGTCTATCCAGACTGCCGCAGTATTCGTCGCAG GTGAGCTCGTTGAACTACGCAATGTCGGTGACGAGAATACCAGCCTGGAACGACGCCGAGGAGGGGGATGACGAAGAGCCTTGTTCGAAGAATAATTCGTTCCGGAAAAACATGAAGAAGTATTACAAATCGGCAATGCACACACTCATGACGATGTTGGACTTTTCCATCCTAGCCTCCCCGTCCTTTTTCGTGTTGACGTGCAGCGGTTTCTTGACGATGTTGGGATTCTTTGTCCCATTCATGTACATTAGCG AAAAAGCCATCAGTATGGGCATGGACAAAAACGTAGCCGTGTGGCTGGTATCCACGACAGGTCTGACGAACACGTTCGGCAGAGTGATATGTGGTTGGATATCCAGTTACGAATCCATCGATCCAATCCTGGTGAACAACGTGTCTCTCACGTTTGGAGGCCTCTACACCGTCTTGTTGCCGCTTCTCCCGTATTCGGTGTTCTCGTACTACTTATACGCTTCGCTGTTCGGATTTTCAATGG cttGTTTCGCGTCTTTGAGATCGACCATGATAGTCGAACTGACAGGTCTCGAATTGCTTACGAATGCTTTCGGTGTCTTGTTGATGTTCCAAGGAGTTGCAGCTGCCGTCGGATCTCCGTTATTGG GGCTATTCAAAGACTGGACTGGAACCTACGACATGTCGTTCTATTTGTCCGGGATAATATTGACCATGTCGGCGGTCATCTGCTACCCGCTGAGAAGAGTCAAAAAGTGGGAAGACAACCGAAAACTGAGACGACCCAGTAGCGTTTGA
- the LOC132941073 gene encoding lisH domain-containing protein ARMC9-like isoform X3, whose translation MDRLRKYSTSEAKTLQYIYEFLLSNNMTKTSACFIEECHKLNMPAPVFAAQSTKICNNNSVHLSKDRAATIIQSFKSASRLTFMKTWGDLPDEIKQIDEYRKLTFYLHVYYTILECKKRVNKSENCSDDKCDENNESSMGAFRTFLLQRGAEFSTENEFLPYFALPYVFEPMQHPSFKNLFKENRWCDSLNKRLEDFILDIAISTSMTLVPSRDAGKRKLTKKKFKTLYKEYKPLNALAAELLNALENSIRGQSINLEIILKNCNAVVENNDDNEQNLEIADDQFDLSIFKIKLELRDGNSTKNKLLILQALRWRLTKSENRTETVVMIKKYDLLDLCKPKAEQGLMKWLMMTNGPHPLQQMISRLLNALASFNRGRKYLADSPFLLRLIITQLISSQHFWDTITSNMLLGTLQKLSMGSRIRKRMIGNGLTTWLADQLVRKSEFTGDRNKYEMYDLEYSLGLFMNLCQCQTAVRACGSRARNLFKSLGVFMTTLDVDIMPCISGILYNMFKSPEMMVVAKEEGMTGIVEKTIESNINAYPSAVERMTSTIWSRNWTKTIH comes from the exons ATGGATAGGTTGAGAAAATATTCGACGAGCGAAGCGAAAACTTTACAATACATATACgaa TTCCTACTGTCCAATAACATGACGAAGACTTCGGCTTGTTTCATCGAAGAATGCCACAAATTGAATATGCCAGCGCCGGTTTTTGCTGCCCAATCGACCAaaatttgcaataataattCGGTCCATCTGTCTAAGGATCGAGCTGCGACCATTATACAATCTTTTAAATCTGCGTCCAGGTTAACTTTTATGAAG ACTTGGGGTGATTTACCCGACGAGATAAAACAGATCGACGAGTATCGAAAACTGACGTTTTACCTTCACGTCTACTACACCATACTGGAATGTAAAAAACGTGTCAACAAATCGGAAAACTGCAGTGACGATAAATGCGACGAAAACAACGAAAGTTCTATGGGCGCTTTTCGCACTTTCCTGCTCCAGAGAGGTGCTGAGTTCAGTACTGAAAACGAATTTTTACCGTACTTTGCACTGCCATACGTGTTCGAACCGATGCAACACCCTtcgtttaaaaatttgtttaaa GAAAATCGATGGTGTGATTCACTAAACAAAAGATTGGAGGACTTTATTTTGGACATCGCTATTAGCACGTCGATGACATTAGTGCCCAGCAGAGATGCGGGAAAGCGAaaattgacgaaaaaaaaatttaaaacgctGTACAAGGAATACAAACCTCTAAATg ctttgGCAGCCGAACTTTTGAACGCTTTGGAAAATTCGATTCGGGGACAATCGAttaatttggaaattattttaaaaaattgtaatgctGTGGTGGAAAACAACGACGACAATGAA cAAAATTTAGAAATTGCTGACGACCAATTCGATTTgtccatttttaaaatcaaactcGAACTCCGGGATGGTAACAGTACCAAGAACAAATTACTTATCTTACAAGCCTTGCGTTGG AGGTTGACAAAATCGGAAAACAGAACCGAGACGGTagtgatgataaaaaaatacgatCTATTGGATTTGTGCAAGCCCAAAGCCGAACAAGGACTCATGAAATGGCTAATGATGACAAACGGGCCGCATCCGCTACAACAAATGATATCGAGACTGCTGAATGCCCTGGCGTCATTCAACAGGGGCCGCAAGTATTTGGCGGACTCTCCATTTTTACTCCGTCTAATCATAACTCAGCTCATATCGTCGCAACACTTTTGGGACACGATCACGAGCAACATGTTGTTGGGAACGTTACAGAAGCTCAGTATGGG ATCGCGAATACGAAAACGGATGATCGGAAACGGTCTGACCACTTGGCTGGCCGACCAGCTGGTTCGGAAAAGCGAATTCACCGGCGATCGGAACAAATACGAGATGTACGATCTGGAATATAGTCTGGGGCTGTTCATGAACCTCTGCCAATGCCAGACGGCCGTCCGGGCTTGTGGCTCGCGTGCCCGCAACCTGTTCAAGAGCTTGGGAGTTTTCATGACGACGTTAGACGTGGAT ATCATGCCATGCATATCTGGTATCTTGTACAATATGTTCAAAAGCCCGGAGATGATGGTCGTGGCCAAAGAAGAAGGAATGACCGGCATCGTCGAAAAAACGATCGAGAGCAACATCAACGCGTACCCTTCGGCGGTCGAGCG GATGACGTCGACAATTTGGAGCCGGAACTGGACGAAGACGATCCACTGA
- the LOC132940482 gene encoding monocarboxylate transporter 7-like isoform X1 encodes MTKGQIKSNRRESCCKGHATNENNNGYVVSPANGCRKISAVEMMKKGAGGSLAIVVAPDGGWGWVVVFAAFYCNVVVDGIIYSFGMLMNDMVNTFHEPESKITIVGSLLNGFYLIAGPFVSALLNSVDFRSITIIGSVISCIAFVSAAYVESLYQLMFCYGFIGGIGFSMVYVSAVLIPGFYFDKWRALATGIAVCGSGIGTFVLAPLNALLVENYGWRVTIMVQAGLSLSCAGAGILFRPLKPTIVEVPTINPVVMEPKLPEDEPLLAKSITAERKMSLDSKHNAVKIGAPTAEEIYNHLSGRLTPETRPTSISCHSLNTHNQYLKDRLSPDLPEKKLSAVSLRRPSVSAHLMDRDDRFFGGSLSRLPQYSSQVSSLNYAMSVTRIPAWNDAEEGDDEEPCSKNNSFRKNMKKYYKSAMHTLMTMLDFSILASPSFFVLTCSGFLTMLGFFVPFMYISEKAISMGMDKNVAVWLVSTTGLTNTFGRVICGWISSYESIDPILVNNVSLTFGGLYTVLLPLLPYSVFSYYLYASLFGFSMACFASLRSTMIVELTGLELLTNAFGVLLMFQGVAAAVGSPLLGLFKDWTGTYDMSFYLSGIILTMSAVICYPLRRVKKWEDNRKLRRPSSV; translated from the exons ATGAAAAAAGGAGCCGGAGGATCGTTGGCGATCGTAGTCGCTCCCGATGGCGGCTGGGGATGGGTAGTAGTTTTCGCTGCGTTTTACTGCAATGTCGTCGTAGACGGAATAATTTATTCCTTTGGCATGCTCATGAATGACATGGTCAACACATTTCACGAGCCGGAGTCTAAGATCACAATAGTTGGATCGCTATTAAACGGATTTTATTTGATAGctg GCCCGTTTGTAAGTGCTCTTCTGAATAGTGTGGATTTCCGATCAATCACAATAATTGGAAGTGTAATCTCCTGCATTGCATTCGTTTCTGCCGCTTATGTAGAATCATTGTACCAACTGATGTTCTGCTATGGTTTCATTGGTG GTATCGGATTCAGTATGGTATATGTATCTGCAGTATTAATACCTGGATTTTATTTCGACAAGTGGAGAGCACTAGCAACGGGTATAGCTGTATGCGGATCCGGGATAGGAACGTTTGTACTTGCACCATTAAATGCACTTTTGGTAGAAAACTATGGTTGGCGAGTTACCATTATGGTCCAAGCAG gtctcTCATTGAGTTGCGCTGGCGCCGGGATACTTTTCCGTCCATTGAAGCCAACCATTGTCGAAGTGCCGACTATCAATCCGGTTGTGATGGAACCAAAATTACCCGAAGACGAGCCGCTGTTGGCGAAGAGTATCACTGCCGAGAGAAAGATGTCGCTGGACAGCAAACACAACGCCGTCAAAATCGGAGCTCCGACAGCCGAAGAAATTTACAACCACCTGTCGGGTCGCCTGACGCCCGAAACTCGGCCCACAAGCATATCGTGTCATTCGCTCAACACCCACAATCAGTACCTGAAGGATAGATTGTCACCCGACTTACCGGAAAAGAAATTATCCGCCGTCAGTCTGAGGAGGCCGTCCGTATCTGCGCATTTGATGGACAGGGACGACCGATTTTTCGGAGGGAGTCTATCCAGACTGCCGCAGTATTCGTCGCAG GTGAGCTCGTTGAACTACGCAATGTCGGTGACGAGAATACCAGCCTGGAACGACGCCGAGGAGGGGGATGACGAAGAGCCTTGTTCGAAGAATAATTCGTTCCGGAAAAACATGAAGAAGTATTACAAATCGGCAATGCACACACTCATGACGATGTTGGACTTTTCCATCCTAGCCTCCCCGTCCTTTTTCGTGTTGACGTGCAGCGGTTTCTTGACGATGTTGGGATTCTTTGTCCCATTCATGTACATTAGCG AAAAAGCCATCAGTATGGGCATGGACAAAAACGTAGCCGTGTGGCTGGTATCCACGACAGGTCTGACGAACACGTTCGGCAGAGTGATATGTGGTTGGATATCCAGTTACGAATCCATCGATCCAATCCTGGTGAACAACGTGTCTCTCACGTTTGGAGGCCTCTACACCGTCTTGTTGCCGCTTCTCCCGTATTCGGTGTTCTCGTACTACTTATACGCTTCGCTGTTCGGATTTTCAATGG cttGTTTCGCGTCTTTGAGATCGACCATGATAGTCGAACTGACAGGTCTCGAATTGCTTACGAATGCTTTCGGTGTCTTGTTGATGTTCCAAGGAGTTGCAGCTGCCGTCGGATCTCCGTTATTGG GGCTATTCAAAGACTGGACTGGAACCTACGACATGTCGTTCTATTTGTCCGGGATAATATTGACCATGTCGGCGGTCATCTGCTACCCGCTGAGAAGAGTCAAAAAGTGGGAAGACAACCGAAAACTGAGACGACCCAGTAGCGTTTGA
- the LOC132941073 gene encoding lisH domain-containing protein ARMC9-like isoform X1, whose translation MDRLRKYSTSEAKTLQYIYEFLLSNNMTKTSACFIEECHKLNMPAPVFAAQSTKICNNNSVHLSKDRAATIIQSFKSASRLTFMKTWGDLPDEIKQIDEYRKLTFYLHVYYTILECKKRVNKSENCSDDKCDENNESSMGAFRTFLLQRGAEFSTENEFLPYFALPYVFEPMQHPSFKNLFKENRWCDSLNKRLEDFILDIAISTSMTLVPSRDAGKRKLTKKKFKTLYKEYKPLNALAAELLNALENSIRGQSINLEIILKNCNAVVENNDDNEQNLEIADDQFDLSIFKIKLELRDGNSTKNKLLILQALRWRLTKSENRTETVVMIKKYDLLDLCKPKAEQGLMKWLMMTNGPHPLQQMISRLLNALASFNRGRKYLADSPFLLRLIITQLISSQHFWDTITSNMLLGTLQKLSMGSRIRKRMIGNGLTTWLADQLVRKSEFTGDRNKYEMYDLEYSLGLFMNLCQCQTAVRACGSRARNLFKSLGVFMTTLDVDIMPCISGILYNMFKSPEMMVVAKEEGMTGIVEKTIESNINAYPSAVERLVDVRNMLLQNEHPAFDQSSSDDEYDYFNDDSGDDEDDSSNSDEDDDDVDNLEPELDEDDPLKIQPNGEDFLANYKTCNNTKHTTSDRYNNNNILL comes from the exons ATGGATAGGTTGAGAAAATATTCGACGAGCGAAGCGAAAACTTTACAATACATATACgaa TTCCTACTGTCCAATAACATGACGAAGACTTCGGCTTGTTTCATCGAAGAATGCCACAAATTGAATATGCCAGCGCCGGTTTTTGCTGCCCAATCGACCAaaatttgcaataataattCGGTCCATCTGTCTAAGGATCGAGCTGCGACCATTATACAATCTTTTAAATCTGCGTCCAGGTTAACTTTTATGAAG ACTTGGGGTGATTTACCCGACGAGATAAAACAGATCGACGAGTATCGAAAACTGACGTTTTACCTTCACGTCTACTACACCATACTGGAATGTAAAAAACGTGTCAACAAATCGGAAAACTGCAGTGACGATAAATGCGACGAAAACAACGAAAGTTCTATGGGCGCTTTTCGCACTTTCCTGCTCCAGAGAGGTGCTGAGTTCAGTACTGAAAACGAATTTTTACCGTACTTTGCACTGCCATACGTGTTCGAACCGATGCAACACCCTtcgtttaaaaatttgtttaaa GAAAATCGATGGTGTGATTCACTAAACAAAAGATTGGAGGACTTTATTTTGGACATCGCTATTAGCACGTCGATGACATTAGTGCCCAGCAGAGATGCGGGAAAGCGAaaattgacgaaaaaaaaatttaaaacgctGTACAAGGAATACAAACCTCTAAATg ctttgGCAGCCGAACTTTTGAACGCTTTGGAAAATTCGATTCGGGGACAATCGAttaatttggaaattattttaaaaaattgtaatgctGTGGTGGAAAACAACGACGACAATGAA cAAAATTTAGAAATTGCTGACGACCAATTCGATTTgtccatttttaaaatcaaactcGAACTCCGGGATGGTAACAGTACCAAGAACAAATTACTTATCTTACAAGCCTTGCGTTGG AGGTTGACAAAATCGGAAAACAGAACCGAGACGGTagtgatgataaaaaaatacgatCTATTGGATTTGTGCAAGCCCAAAGCCGAACAAGGACTCATGAAATGGCTAATGATGACAAACGGGCCGCATCCGCTACAACAAATGATATCGAGACTGCTGAATGCCCTGGCGTCATTCAACAGGGGCCGCAAGTATTTGGCGGACTCTCCATTTTTACTCCGTCTAATCATAACTCAGCTCATATCGTCGCAACACTTTTGGGACACGATCACGAGCAACATGTTGTTGGGAACGTTACAGAAGCTCAGTATGGG ATCGCGAATACGAAAACGGATGATCGGAAACGGTCTGACCACTTGGCTGGCCGACCAGCTGGTTCGGAAAAGCGAATTCACCGGCGATCGGAACAAATACGAGATGTACGATCTGGAATATAGTCTGGGGCTGTTCATGAACCTCTGCCAATGCCAGACGGCCGTCCGGGCTTGTGGCTCGCGTGCCCGCAACCTGTTCAAGAGCTTGGGAGTTTTCATGACGACGTTAGACGTGGAT ATCATGCCATGCATATCTGGTATCTTGTACAATATGTTCAAAAGCCCGGAGATGATGGTCGTGGCCAAAGAAGAAGGAATGACCGGCATCGTCGAAAAAACGATCGAGAGCAACATCAACGCGTACCCTTCGGCGGTCGAGCGGTTAGTGGATGTGAGGAACATGTTGTTACAAAATGAGCATCCGGCTTTCGATCAGTCGTCATCGGATGATGAATACGATTATTTCAACGATGACAGTGGTGACGATGAGGATGACAGTAGTAATTCCGACGAAGATGAc GATGACGTCGACAATTTGGAGCCGGAACTGGACGAAGACGATCCACTGAAGATTCAGCCCAACGGTGAAGATTTTCTGGCCAACTACAAAACATGTAACAACACAAAGCATACAACTTCAGAtcgatacaataataacaatatattattatga
- the LOC132941073 gene encoding lisH domain-containing protein ARMC9-like isoform X4: MGAFRTFLLQRGAEFSTENEFLPYFALPYVFEPMQHPSFKNLFKENRWCDSLNKRLEDFILDIAISTSMTLVPSRDAGKRKLTKKKFKTLYKEYKPLNALAAELLNALENSIRGQSINLEIILKNCNAVVENNDDNEQNLEIADDQFDLSIFKIKLELRDGNSTKNKLLILQALRWRLTKSENRTETVVMIKKYDLLDLCKPKAEQGLMKWLMMTNGPHPLQQMISRLLNALASFNRGRKYLADSPFLLRLIITQLISSQHFWDTITSNMLLGTLQKLSMGSRIRKRMIGNGLTTWLADQLVRKSEFTGDRNKYEMYDLEYSLGLFMNLCQCQTAVRACGSRARNLFKSLGVFMTTLDVDIMPCISGILYNMFKSPEMMVVAKEEGMTGIVEKTIESNINAYPSAVERLVDVRNMLLQNEHPAFDQSSSDDEYDYFNDDSGDDEDDSSNSDEDDDDVDNLEPELDEDDPLKIQPNGEDFLANYKTCNNTKHTTSDRYNNNNILL; encoded by the exons ATGGGCGCTTTTCGCACTTTCCTGCTCCAGAGAGGTGCTGAGTTCAGTACTGAAAACGAATTTTTACCGTACTTTGCACTGCCATACGTGTTCGAACCGATGCAACACCCTtcgtttaaaaatttgtttaaa GAAAATCGATGGTGTGATTCACTAAACAAAAGATTGGAGGACTTTATTTTGGACATCGCTATTAGCACGTCGATGACATTAGTGCCCAGCAGAGATGCGGGAAAGCGAaaattgacgaaaaaaaaatttaaaacgctGTACAAGGAATACAAACCTCTAAATg ctttgGCAGCCGAACTTTTGAACGCTTTGGAAAATTCGATTCGGGGACAATCGAttaatttggaaattattttaaaaaattgtaatgctGTGGTGGAAAACAACGACGACAATGAA cAAAATTTAGAAATTGCTGACGACCAATTCGATTTgtccatttttaaaatcaaactcGAACTCCGGGATGGTAACAGTACCAAGAACAAATTACTTATCTTACAAGCCTTGCGTTGG AGGTTGACAAAATCGGAAAACAGAACCGAGACGGTagtgatgataaaaaaatacgatCTATTGGATTTGTGCAAGCCCAAAGCCGAACAAGGACTCATGAAATGGCTAATGATGACAAACGGGCCGCATCCGCTACAACAAATGATATCGAGACTGCTGAATGCCCTGGCGTCATTCAACAGGGGCCGCAAGTATTTGGCGGACTCTCCATTTTTACTCCGTCTAATCATAACTCAGCTCATATCGTCGCAACACTTTTGGGACACGATCACGAGCAACATGTTGTTGGGAACGTTACAGAAGCTCAGTATGGG ATCGCGAATACGAAAACGGATGATCGGAAACGGTCTGACCACTTGGCTGGCCGACCAGCTGGTTCGGAAAAGCGAATTCACCGGCGATCGGAACAAATACGAGATGTACGATCTGGAATATAGTCTGGGGCTGTTCATGAACCTCTGCCAATGCCAGACGGCCGTCCGGGCTTGTGGCTCGCGTGCCCGCAACCTGTTCAAGAGCTTGGGAGTTTTCATGACGACGTTAGACGTGGAT ATCATGCCATGCATATCTGGTATCTTGTACAATATGTTCAAAAGCCCGGAGATGATGGTCGTGGCCAAAGAAGAAGGAATGACCGGCATCGTCGAAAAAACGATCGAGAGCAACATCAACGCGTACCCTTCGGCGGTCGAGCGGTTAGTGGATGTGAGGAACATGTTGTTACAAAATGAGCATCCGGCTTTCGATCAGTCGTCATCGGATGATGAATACGATTATTTCAACGATGACAGTGGTGACGATGAGGATGACAGTAGTAATTCCGACGAAGATGAc GATGACGTCGACAATTTGGAGCCGGAACTGGACGAAGACGATCCACTGAAGATTCAGCCCAACGGTGAAGATTTTCTGGCCAACTACAAAACATGTAACAACACAAAGCATACAACTTCAGAtcgatacaataataacaatatattattatga